In Streptomyces pluripotens, the genomic window CGGGGACGACCGCTCCTGCGTGGGCGGCGAGATCGCTGCCGTGCTGGGTCCCAGATGGGGTGCCATGGGGCACGACGGGGTGCAGGCGGTACCGGGTACCGTGCGTCTGGACCTCGCCGCAGCCTTGAACGGATCCCTGCCCGCCGCGGGCTGTGTGAACGTGGACGCGGCAGCCGTGGTCCGGCACGGCGGACCGCCCAGCGGGGCGCACAGCGACATCGTGCACCCGGAGCTGGCACGGGTGGTGCTGGCGGCGGGCCGCATCGCCTGACCCACCGCCAGCGTCACCTCACCGGTGCGAGGTGTACTCCACGACCTGCTGATAGGTCGGCCGGTTCTGCCAGCCGATCTTGCCGTGTTTGATGCCGCCCAGGGTGCGCTGGACGATCGAGTCAGCGCACCACTGGTCGCCCGCGGAGCACTGGTCGTCGCCCGGGTAGACCTGCGCGGCGGTCATGCCGGCCGCCTGTTTCAGCGTGCTGATCAGGATGTCCCGGCAGGAGCTGAGGCTGCCGCCGCCGCAGTACTCGTGCGCCAGCGCTCCCTGCACGTTCTCCCCGAGCACCGACCGGATGTCCTTGTCGACGTAGCTCCACCAGCCGTACTGGAATGCGCTTCCGGCGTGTGCCCCGGTCGGGCCGTGTCCGGAGGACGGGGCCTCGTCGATCCCCAGATTGCCGGTGAAGGCGGTGTACAGGTCACTGCCCAGGCCCGGTTCGAACTCGGCCTTGACCAGGAGCGGCCACCAGGCGTCCAGGATGCGGATCGCGTCGGCGTCGGCGTACGTCTTCGCACCGGCCGAGGTCTCAGTCCGCTTGGCGCCAGCCGTCACCCACGCCTGGAGCTTGGTCACCGCCGCGGCGGCCGTGGAGTCGGTCACCGCCGAGGAGTCGATCACCTTGAGCAGCTTCGGCAGTACGTCCTCGGCACGCAGGTCGGTGAGGGCGGCGTCCGCCATGGCCTTCACCAGTGCCGAGCGCGTCACCCCGCCGGCCGCGATCAGTTTCTTCACCCGGTCGTCCAGCAGATTGCCGCGGTGCACCGAGCCGTCGCCCCAGGACGCAGTCGTGTAGTCCTTGGCCGGCTTGTTGTTCCAGGAGATGTAGTAGTCCTGACCGACGGAGTGGGGGTGGGCGGAGGCCGGGGTGTAGTCCGCCGTGTTGGTGGCGGGGTCCCAGTTCCGCCACTCGTACGCCGGCTGTGCCCACACCGGGAAGTCGGCGTCGACGCCGCTCGCCCGGACGGGGTTGTCGCCGCTGTTGTAGTAGGCGGTGTGCTGGGAGTCGGCGTAGAACCAGTTGAAGGTGTAGTTGATGTGCTGCGCCGCGCTCTGGAAGTCTTCCGGCCCCTTGACGAAGCCCGGATCGTTCAGCATCTGGAAGCCGATGATCGAGTCCACCTCATGGAGGTATGAGGAGCGCAGGGTGGCGTAGGCGACCTTCTTGCCGCCGACGGTCGCCCGGTACTGCACGGGTCCGTACTTCGTACGCCATACCCGCATGGTGTAGGAGCCCGCGGCCGTGCCGTCGGCCAGGGTCGGCGACCAGGAGTTCTTCCGCTCGACCTCGTCCATGGCGGTACAGGTGCCGTGGTACAGGTAGTGGTGGTCGTCCTGGCACAGCTCGACGGCGTAGGTGTCGATGATGTCCTGGCCGGAGCTGGTGGCGCTCCAGGAGTAGTCCTGGCCGCGGCCGAGTTCGACGTACATGCTCAGGCCGGCGAAGGACGCGCCACGGGCGCTGATGCCGGGGCCCTGGATCTCCTGGAGCATGAGCAGCTGCGGCGCGAAGTAGCCGGTCTGCGGGCCGAAGACGGCGACGGGGTGGCCGCTCGCGGTGTACTTGCCGCTGACCACGAGGGCGTTGGACATCCCACGTCTGGCGGAGCCCAGCGTCGCCTTCGCGGCCGTGGCGGAGGCGCTGGTGGCGCTCGCCGTGGCCGCGCTGCCGGTGCGGTCGTAGACGAGCGGCTCCCGGGTCACCGAGCCCGCGTCGGGCAATGCCTCGCCCTTGGCCGCAGTGGGTTTGGACGCGTACGGGAAACTCTCACCGTCGTGGACGGTGAGGACTGCCTCGGGGTCGTTGCGCTCACGGAAGGACTCCCAGACCTTGGTGCCCTCCTCGACGCCGTACTTGGATTGGGCCGCGATCAGTGAGAGGGCGTTGCCGACCTCACCGCCTCCACCGGAGCCGAACAGGGAGCCGATGACGGAGGCCAGCGCCACCAGGTCGGTGATCTTGAAGTGCTCTATGGTGCCGGCGTTGGTGATCGCGTTCTTGTGGCCGGTCAGGTCGTACTCACCGGGGAAGTAGCGGCCCTTGTCGGAGGCGTCGATGTAGGCGTTGATCCCGGCGAGGTAGGCGTTGGCGTCGGCCATGGCCTGGCGGCCCCGGGCGCCGTTCTCCGCCACCGCGTTGTCGATCTGCGCCTGCAGGTCGGCCTCGGTGTAGGGCGCGTTGCGGTAGAACTGCTGCTCCAGGCCCTGGTTGGCGGCGGCACCGCCGGCGAAGGAGGTCAACTGACCGCGGCCCACGTGTCGGAAGACGTCCATCAGCCACAACCGGTCCTCGGCCGCCGCATACCCGGCGCCGAACTCGGTGCCGTAGCGGGTGGTGCCGGTGATGTGCGGCACACCGGTCTTCTTGTCGCGGACGATCGTCACGTCACCGCGGCCGGCGGGCTTCTCCGTGGAGGCGACCTGGTCGGACGGGACTCCGAACGAGGCGTCGTTGAAGAAGGAGTTGATGGTCGACTCGGTGAGGCCCGGGTATCCGGTGGCCAGGTGGGCGTACGGGCCGAGCTGGTCCTCGGCGTGCGCG contains:
- a CDS encoding penicillin acylase family protein, encoding MPWRTPRTVLDRLRTFRRLPGFLKSASACVLIAGLLSPLTQTAAAAADATASGDYCGGQCSDILPPGENGNATLVQILLNQAFGIQPAHAEDQLGPYAHLATGYPGLTESTINSFFNDASFGVPSDQVASTEKPAGRGDVTIVRDKKTGVPHITGTTRYGTEFGAGYAAAEDRLWLMDVFRHVGRGQLTSFAGGAAANQGLEQQFYRNAPYTEADLQAQIDNAVAENGARGRQAMADANAYLAGINAYIDASDKGRYFPGEYDLTGHKNAITNAGTIEHFKITDLVALASVIGSLFGSGGGGEVGNALSLIAAQSKYGVEEGTKVWESFRERNDPEAVLTVHDGESFPYASKPTAAKGEALPDAGSVTREPLVYDRTGSAATASATSASATAAKATLGSARRGMSNALVVSGKYTASGHPVAVFGPQTGYFAPQLLMLQEIQGPGISARGASFAGLSMYVELGRGQDYSWSATSSGQDIIDTYAVELCQDDHHYLYHGTCTAMDEVERKNSWSPTLADGTAAGSYTMRVWRTKYGPVQYRATVGGKKVAYATLRSSYLHEVDSIIGFQMLNDPGFVKGPEDFQSAAQHINYTFNWFYADSQHTAYYNSGDNPVRASGVDADFPVWAQPAYEWRNWDPATNTADYTPASAHPHSVGQDYYISWNNKPAKDYTTASWGDGSVHRGNLLDDRVKKLIAAGGVTRSALVKAMADAALTDLRAEDVLPKLLKVIDSSAVTDSTAAAAVTKLQAWVTAGAKRTETSAGAKTYADADAIRILDAWWPLLVKAEFEPGLGSDLYTAFTGNLGIDEAPSSGHGPTGAHAGSAFQYGWWSYVDKDIRSVLGENVQGALAHEYCGGGSLSSCRDILISTLKQAAGMTAAQVYPGDDQCSAGDQWCADSIVQRTLGGIKHGKIGWQNRPTYQQVVEYTSHR